One stretch of Niallia sp. XMNu-256 DNA includes these proteins:
- the pyrF gene encoding orotidine-5'-phosphate decarboxylase, translated as MQSSVIIALDFPSKYEVLKFLNTFNEEKLFVKVGMELFYQEGPSIIYEIKEKGHGIFLDLKLHDIPNTVNSAMKGLASLGCDLVNVHAAGGQEMMEAALEGLEAGVSGGAKRPLCIAVTQLTSTSEEQMKREQLIGVPLQESVLHYATLANKSGLDGVVCSSHEVSMIRETIGNEFLTVTPGIRLKDDAVGDQKRVATPELARAAGVSYMVVGRSITRSGDPIGSYRKFIRAWEGV; from the coding sequence ATGCAAAGTTCGGTCATAATTGCTCTTGATTTTCCTTCCAAATATGAAGTATTGAAATTTTTAAATACATTTAATGAAGAAAAGCTGTTTGTTAAAGTCGGAATGGAACTTTTTTATCAAGAAGGACCATCAATTATTTATGAGATTAAGGAGAAGGGTCATGGAATCTTCCTTGATTTAAAATTGCATGATATTCCCAACACTGTGAATAGTGCCATGAAAGGGTTAGCTAGTCTTGGCTGTGACCTTGTAAATGTGCATGCTGCTGGTGGGCAAGAAATGATGGAAGCAGCATTGGAAGGGTTAGAAGCTGGTGTATCAGGGGGAGCTAAGCGACCTTTATGTATTGCTGTTACCCAATTAACCAGTACATCTGAGGAACAGATGAAACGCGAGCAACTAATAGGCGTTCCTCTTCAGGAATCTGTTTTACATTATGCAACACTTGCAAACAAGTCCGGTCTTGATGGAGTAGTATGTTCATCCCATGAAGTCAGTATGATTCGTGAAACAATTGGAAATGAATTTTTAACAGTGACTCCTGGAATTCGTCTAAAAGATGATGCGGTTGGTGATCAAAAGCGGGTGGCAACTCCCGAATTAGCAAGAGCAGCAGGAGTTTCATATATGGTTGTCGGCCGATCGATAACAAGATCAGGCGATCCAATTGGGAGTTACCGAAAGTTTATTAGAGCATGGGAAGGTGTTTGA
- a CDS encoding dihydroorotate dehydrogenase electron transfer subunit has product MIKKDLCTVVSQNQIADSIFELTLKGELALQMNEPGQFVHIKVSSGMDPLLRRPISIAKIDKDQQKFTMIYRAEGHGTSMLAQKNAGDQIDILGPLGHGFPLEETDASETALLVGGGIGVPPLYELSRQLVKKGVNVIHVLGFQTKSAVFYEREFAELGETYIATADGSYGTKGFVTDVIADKGLDFDTLYSCGPTPMLKAIETNYAHKKVFLSLEERMGCGIGACFACVCHTADDQTGHTYKKVCSDGPVFRAGEVVL; this is encoded by the coding sequence ATGATAAAAAAAGATCTCTGTACGGTTGTTTCCCAAAATCAAATTGCAGATTCCATTTTTGAGCTCACCTTAAAAGGTGAGCTTGCCTTGCAAATGAATGAACCAGGTCAGTTTGTCCATATTAAAGTGTCAAGCGGTATGGATCCTCTTTTACGCCGTCCAATATCAATTGCAAAAATAGATAAAGATCAACAAAAATTTACGATGATTTATCGAGCTGAAGGTCATGGGACAAGTATGTTGGCTCAAAAAAACGCAGGGGATCAAATCGATATTCTAGGTCCTCTCGGACATGGATTCCCGTTAGAAGAGACAGATGCTAGTGAAACGGCACTATTGGTTGGTGGGGGAATTGGGGTTCCGCCTCTATATGAATTGTCTCGCCAGCTTGTAAAAAAAGGAGTTAACGTTATCCATGTTTTAGGGTTCCAAACAAAATCAGCTGTTTTTTATGAAAGAGAGTTCGCAGAGTTAGGGGAAACCTATATCGCTACTGCAGATGGTTCCTATGGTACAAAGGGGTTTGTCACAGATGTGATTGCTGATAAAGGATTAGACTTTGATACTCTTTATTCCTGTGGTCCAACACCAATGCTTAAAGCCATTGAAACGAATTACGCTCACAAAAAAGTTTTTCTATCCTTAGAAGAAAGAATGGGCTGTGGAATAGGTGCTTGTTTTGCATGTGTGTGTCATACAGCTGATGATCAAACCGGTCACACATATAAAAAGGTTTGCAGTGACGGTCCTGTATTTCGGGCAGGGGAGGTTGTACTATGA
- a CDS encoding NFACT RNA binding domain-containing protein, translating to MSFDGLFTRAMCKELNDSLRGGRINKVHQPYKNEIILVIRAKGRNHKLLLSAHPNHARVHVTNEDYENPSEPPMFCMLLRKHLEGYVLEDISQPDFERILIFTVKGRNEIGDTSYKRLIVEIMGRHSNIILVDQANMILDSVKHVSAAVNTYRTVLPGHSYIFPPEQHKTNPFQADETDLLKRLDFNAGRIDKQMVSQYAGVSPLLAREITYQAGLANRNSIPPAFMSIMDRINRHDYQPAIMEKETKENFYLFPLESISIEAKCFPSLSLMLDRYFFGKAERDRVKQHASDVERLVINEKEKNAKKIIKLQETLKEAHEAQKYQLYGELLTANLYNVQKGMEKIEVINYYDENGSTIVVPLDPLKTPAENAQGYFTKYQKAKNSLEIIEKQIEKARDEVYYFEGLLQQIETASPKDIEEIRQELIEEGYLRKKLRKQAKKTSGMKLTLEHYYATDGTEIIVGKNNKQNDYLTNRLAARDEIWLHTKDIPGSHVVIRSKDPSEHTIYEAAHLAAYYSKARNSSSVPVDYTKVRHVKKPSGAKPGFVIYDHQQTVYVTPDEEVVLQLKAHKS from the coding sequence ATGTCTTTTGACGGTTTATTTACGAGGGCTATGTGCAAAGAACTTAATGACTCCTTAAGGGGCGGAAGAATAAATAAAGTTCATCAACCATATAAAAATGAGATTATTTTAGTCATTAGAGCAAAAGGAAGAAATCATAAACTTTTACTCTCAGCCCATCCCAACCACGCGAGGGTACATGTTACAAATGAGGATTATGAAAATCCATCTGAGCCTCCGATGTTTTGTATGCTATTACGAAAACACCTAGAAGGGTATGTTTTAGAAGATATTTCGCAGCCTGACTTTGAGCGAATTTTAATTTTTACTGTAAAAGGGAGAAATGAGATTGGCGACACCTCATATAAGCGTCTCATCGTCGAAATCATGGGACGCCACAGCAATATTATTTTAGTGGATCAAGCAAATATGATTCTCGATAGTGTGAAGCATGTTTCAGCTGCAGTCAATACATATCGAACGGTACTTCCTGGGCATTCTTATATTTTTCCACCCGAACAACATAAAACAAACCCTTTTCAAGCAGATGAAACCGATCTACTAAAAAGGCTTGATTTTAATGCTGGAAGAATTGACAAACAAATGGTCAGTCAATATGCAGGAGTATCCCCTTTATTAGCTCGTGAGATCACCTATCAGGCCGGTCTGGCTAATCGGAACAGTATTCCACCTGCCTTTATGTCCATCATGGATAGAATTAATAGACATGACTATCAGCCGGCCATCATGGAAAAGGAAACAAAGGAAAACTTCTATTTATTTCCGCTAGAGTCCATTTCAATAGAAGCGAAATGTTTCCCGTCCTTGAGCCTGATGTTAGATCGATACTTTTTTGGAAAAGCAGAACGGGATCGTGTAAAACAGCATGCTAGTGATGTCGAGCGCTTAGTCATCAATGAAAAAGAGAAAAATGCAAAAAAGATTATCAAGCTTCAAGAAACATTAAAAGAAGCACATGAGGCACAAAAATATCAACTATATGGTGAATTATTAACCGCTAATTTGTACAATGTCCAAAAAGGCATGGAAAAAATAGAAGTAATCAATTATTATGATGAAAATGGCTCAACAATTGTTGTTCCACTTGATCCATTAAAAACACCAGCAGAAAATGCCCAAGGCTATTTCACTAAATATCAAAAGGCCAAAAACTCTCTTGAAATTATTGAAAAACAAATAGAAAAGGCGAGAGATGAAGTCTATTATTTTGAAGGTCTTCTTCAACAGATTGAAACGGCTTCTCCAAAAGACATTGAAGAAATCCGCCAAGAATTAATAGAAGAAGGTTATTTACGAAAAAAACTAAGAAAACAAGCAAAAAAAACGAGTGGAATGAAGTTAACATTAGAACATTATTATGCAACTGATGGAACGGAAATAATTGTCGGGAAGAATAATAAACAAAATGACTATTTAACAAACCGGTTAGCAGCACGTGATGAAATATGGCTTCACACAAAAGATATTCCAGGATCACATGTCGTCATTCGTAGTAAAGATCCGTCGGAGCATACGATATACGAAGCCGCCCATTTAGCAGCGTATTATAGTAAAGCCCGCAACTCTAGTTCTGTACCGGTAGATTATACGAAAGTCCGCCATGTAAAAAAACCATCTGGAGCAAAACCAGGATTTGTTATTTATGATCACCAACAAACGGTATATGTAACGCCTGATGAAGAAGTTGTACTTCAATTGAAAGCGCATAAGTCTTAG
- a CDS encoding YicC/YloC family endoribonuclease has protein sequence MVVSMTGFGRSKRSNDSFSVTVEVKTVNHRFSEFNIRMPRQFNKIEDKIKKKLSASIHRGRVEVFITVEGEGLTDRKVLVDWNLLDQYVDSIERIKEKYGLDHGLSLQDLLMSEEIILFEETELGNEDLERIVLEAIEEAALSVKEMREVEGKALENDIVTQLKSLQTIVGKLTEMAPEVVSLYRDRLTKRIHEFVENGIDEARILTEVAIFADKADINEELTRLNSHIEQFRSILTLLEPIGRKLDFLLQEMNREVNTIGSKANDSKIAKEVVEMKSILEKMKEQVQNIQ, from the coding sequence ATGGTTGTTAGCATGACTGGGTTTGGCAGAAGTAAACGTAGCAATGACTCTTTTTCAGTTACGGTGGAAGTGAAGACTGTAAATCACCGTTTTTCTGAATTTAACATACGTATGCCTCGCCAATTTAATAAAATTGAAGATAAAATAAAAAAGAAACTAAGTGCGTCAATACATAGAGGTAGAGTTGAAGTATTTATCACTGTTGAAGGTGAAGGATTAACAGATCGAAAAGTATTAGTTGACTGGAATTTGCTTGATCAATATGTTGATTCCATTGAAAGAATTAAAGAAAAATACGGATTAGATCATGGATTATCGCTACAGGATTTATTAATGAGTGAAGAGATTATTCTTTTTGAAGAGACAGAGTTGGGAAATGAAGATCTTGAACGGATCGTGCTTGAAGCCATTGAGGAAGCTGCTTTATCTGTTAAGGAAATGCGTGAAGTTGAAGGAAAAGCACTTGAAAATGATATTGTCACACAACTAAAAAGTCTTCAAACGATCGTGGGCAAGTTAACTGAGATGGCACCAGAGGTTGTGAGTCTGTATAGAGACCGCTTAACAAAACGGATTCATGAGTTTGTTGAGAATGGGATTGATGAAGCGAGAATCTTAACTGAAGTCGCGATTTTTGCAGATAAAGCAGATATCAATGAAGAATTGACTCGATTAAATAGTCACATAGAACAATTCCGCTCGATCTTAACATTATTAGAACCGATTGGGCGAAAGCTCGACTTTCTACTACAGGAAATGAATCGTGAAGTAAATACAATTGGTTCAAAGGCCAATGATTCAAAAATTGCTAAAGAAGTCGTAGAAATGAAAAGCATCCTCGAAAAAATGAAGGAACAAGTCCAAAATATACAGTGA
- a CDS encoding calcium-translocating P-type ATPase, SERCA-type — MKYHEMDKKEVMEALNTDLSSGLAGSDVKKRLKQYGKNELDEGEKQSALLLFFSQFKDFMVLVLLAATLLSGFLGEYMDAMAIIAIVVINAFLGFFQERRAEKSLQALKELSAPQVQVLRDGNWVKTPSKEIVPGDVLKFTSGDRIGADVRLIEVNSLEIEESALTGESLPVSKISDSLSRDNIGIGDMENMAFMGTMVTRGSGVGVVVGTGMKTAMGQIADLLQSAESMETPLQRRLEQLGKILIVTALILTALVVVVGVLQGHDLYTMFLAGVSLAVAAIPEGLPAIVTVALSLGVQRMIKQRAIVRKLPAVETLGCASVICSDKTGTMTQNEMTVTHLWSGGQVWNVEGVGYEPKGSFYQEEHPVQLEKEKALQQMLMFGLLCNHAELIQKKKEYAIDGDPTEGALLVAGMKAGYNREGLLNEFNVVQEFPFDSTRKMMTVIIQEGNGRQFVVTKGAPDVLIGKSEDILWNDKKRRLNGETTQTVQSAINDLASQALRTIAIGFKEIPAGTVILDEKEAEKDLTFIGLFGIIDPPRPEVKQAVKECKEAGIKTVMITGDHVITAKAIARQLGILTNHSKVLDGEALSKMSVEELEEVVDDVSVFARVSPEHKLKIVKALQNNGHIVAMTGDGVNDAPAIKAADIGIAMGITGTDVAKEASSLVLLDDNFATIKAAIKEGRNIYENIRKFIRYLLASNVGEILVMLFAMLLGLPLPLVPIQILWVNLVTDGLPAMALGLDQPEGDVMKRKPRNPKEGVFARGLGWKVVSRGFLIGVVTLLAFIFAYNNNPNDLVYAQTVAFTTLVLAQLIHVFDCRSEKSILSRNPFGNKYLVWAVLLSLLMVLVVIYYPPLQPIFHTTAILASDWLMIIGLSAIPTFLLAGSFLLRKTK, encoded by the coding sequence ATGAAGTACCATGAGATGGACAAGAAAGAGGTAATGGAAGCCTTAAATACAGACCTCTCGTCAGGGTTAGCAGGTTCAGATGTCAAAAAGCGTCTGAAGCAATATGGAAAAAATGAACTGGATGAAGGTGAAAAACAATCAGCACTGCTCTTGTTTTTCAGTCAGTTCAAAGATTTTATGGTACTCGTTTTATTGGCAGCAACTTTACTTTCTGGTTTTTTAGGAGAGTACATGGATGCCATGGCGATTATTGCGATTGTGGTTATTAATGCCTTTCTAGGATTTTTCCAAGAAAGAAGGGCTGAGAAATCTCTCCAAGCCTTAAAAGAACTTTCTGCTCCGCAAGTTCAAGTATTGCGAGATGGGAATTGGGTTAAGACACCCTCTAAGGAAATTGTACCAGGGGATGTATTAAAGTTTACTAGTGGAGACAGAATCGGAGCAGATGTTAGATTAATCGAAGTGAATAGTCTTGAAATTGAAGAGTCCGCTTTAACCGGTGAATCTTTACCTGTATCGAAGATTTCTGATTCATTGTCCAGGGACAATATTGGAATTGGCGATATGGAAAATATGGCCTTTATGGGAACAATGGTCACAAGGGGAAGTGGGGTTGGTGTTGTTGTTGGTACAGGAATGAAAACCGCAATGGGTCAAATTGCTGATTTATTGCAAAGTGCTGAATCAATGGAAACACCGTTACAGAGAAGACTAGAACAACTTGGAAAAATATTGATTGTAACTGCCTTGATACTCACGGCTCTTGTTGTAGTCGTAGGAGTATTGCAAGGACATGATTTATATACGATGTTTTTAGCGGGAGTCTCTCTTGCTGTTGCTGCCATTCCTGAAGGCTTACCTGCGATTGTTACGGTGGCATTATCGCTTGGTGTTCAACGAATGATCAAGCAAAGGGCAATTGTACGAAAATTGCCTGCTGTTGAAACGCTTGGATGTGCCTCTGTCATTTGTTCGGACAAAACTGGGACAATGACCCAAAACGAAATGACGGTCACCCATTTATGGAGTGGGGGACAAGTCTGGAATGTTGAAGGAGTGGGGTACGAGCCAAAAGGTTCTTTTTATCAGGAAGAACATCCTGTACAACTAGAGAAGGAAAAGGCTTTACAACAAATGCTTATGTTTGGTTTATTATGTAACCATGCCGAACTAATTCAAAAGAAGAAAGAGTATGCTATTGATGGCGATCCAACTGAAGGTGCATTACTCGTTGCAGGAATGAAAGCAGGATATAATCGGGAAGGGCTGTTAAATGAATTTAATGTCGTTCAGGAGTTTCCTTTTGATTCTACAAGAAAAATGATGACCGTAATTATTCAAGAAGGGAATGGTAGACAATTTGTTGTAACAAAAGGAGCGCCAGACGTTCTAATTGGCAAAAGTGAAGATATCCTTTGGAATGATAAAAAACGGAGACTTAATGGGGAAACAACACAAACCGTTCAGAGTGCAATTAATGATCTTGCTTCACAAGCACTTAGAACGATTGCGATTGGGTTTAAAGAGATTCCAGCCGGAACTGTTATTTTGGACGAAAAGGAAGCGGAAAAAGATTTAACCTTTATTGGGTTATTTGGAATAATTGATCCACCTCGTCCTGAAGTGAAACAAGCAGTAAAAGAATGTAAAGAAGCTGGCATTAAAACGGTTATGATTACAGGTGACCATGTAATCACCGCAAAAGCCATTGCCAGACAACTAGGGATATTAACAAATCATTCGAAAGTACTGGACGGCGAGGCATTATCAAAAATGTCAGTAGAAGAACTAGAAGAGGTTGTTGATGATGTATCTGTTTTTGCAAGGGTTTCACCTGAACATAAACTTAAAATTGTTAAAGCTTTGCAAAATAACGGCCATATTGTCGCGATGACGGGTGATGGAGTAAATGATGCCCCAGCCATAAAAGCGGCTGATATTGGAATTGCTATGGGGATCACTGGAACAGATGTTGCAAAGGAAGCGTCCTCCCTTGTTCTGCTTGATGATAATTTCGCTACCATTAAAGCAGCCATTAAAGAGGGAAGAAACATTTATGAAAACATCCGTAAGTTTATTCGTTATTTGTTAGCATCCAACGTAGGAGAAATCCTTGTCATGTTATTTGCGATGCTTTTAGGATTACCATTGCCGTTAGTGCCCATCCAAATTTTATGGGTCAACTTAGTGACCGATGGCTTGCCTGCGATGGCGCTTGGGTTAGATCAACCTGAGGGTGATGTTATGAAACGAAAACCTAGGAATCCGAAAGAGGGTGTATTTGCAAGAGGATTAGGTTGGAAAGTCGTTTCACGAGGATTTTTAATCGGAGTTGTCACTCTATTAGCATTTATTTTTGCCTATAATAACAATCCAAATGATCTAGTTTATGCACAAACGGTTGCTTTTACTACATTAGTTTTAGCACAATTAATTCATGTATTTGATTGTCGAAGTGAGAAATCAATCCTCTCAAGAAATCCGTTTGGAAATAAATATTTAGTGTGGGCGGTTCTTTTATCATTATTAATGGTTCTAGTTGTGATTTATTATCCACCGCTACAGCCAATCTTCCATACGACCGCGATTTTAGCGAGTGACTGGTTAATGATTATTGGACTTTCTGCCATTCCAACTTTTTTACTAGCAGGGTCATTTTTACTAAGAAAAACAAAATGA
- a CDS encoding dihydroorotate dehydrogenase produces MSMLDVKLPGLNLKNPIMPASGCFGFGREFGQLYDLSELGAIMIKATTVEPRFGNPTPRVAETPAGMLNAIGLQNPGLKQVLAEELPWLEQYDVPIIANVAGTTDEDYVEVAKEISKAPNVQALELNISCPNVKKGGITFGTVPEVAKGLTEKVKAVSEVPVYVKLSPNVTDIVEMAKAVEAGGADGITMINTLVGMRLDIKNAKPVIANKTGGLSGPAVKPVAIRMIHEVSQRVNIPIIGMGGIQNAEDVIEYFYAGASAVAVGTANFVDPFVCPTIIKELPELLDKLGFDHISQCTGRSWK; encoded by the coding sequence ATGAGTATGCTAGATGTAAAGTTGCCTGGACTAAATCTTAAAAATCCGATTATGCCTGCTTCAGGTTGCTTTGGGTTTGGACGTGAATTTGGACAGTTATATGATTTAAGTGAACTTGGAGCAATTATGATTAAAGCGACAACAGTGGAGCCGCGGTTTGGAAATCCGACACCGCGAGTTGCAGAAACTCCTGCAGGAATGCTAAACGCGATTGGCTTGCAAAATCCGGGATTAAAACAGGTGTTAGCTGAGGAGCTACCGTGGTTAGAGCAATATGATGTTCCGATTATCGCCAATGTTGCCGGAACAACGGACGAGGATTATGTAGAAGTAGCAAAAGAAATTTCAAAAGCACCGAATGTACAGGCGCTTGAATTAAACATTTCATGTCCGAATGTAAAAAAAGGCGGTATTACCTTTGGAACGGTTCCAGAGGTAGCAAAAGGGTTAACCGAAAAAGTGAAAGCTGTTTCTGAAGTTCCTGTTTATGTTAAACTTTCACCAAACGTTACCGACATAGTCGAAATGGCAAAGGCTGTTGAAGCAGGTGGAGCGGATGGGATTACAATGATTAATACCCTCGTTGGAATGAGACTTGACATTAAAAATGCCAAGCCGGTTATTGCTAATAAAACTGGTGGATTATCAGGTCCTGCTGTTAAACCAGTTGCGATTCGCATGATCCATGAAGTGAGTCAAAGAGTAAATATCCCAATCATCGGTATGGGTGGAATTCAAAATGCTGAAGATGTGATTGAATATTTCTATGCAGGTGCTAGTGCTGTTGCTGTCGGGACTGCAAATTTTGTCGACCCATTTGTGTGTCCAACCATTATTAAAGAACTTCCCGAGCTATTAGATAAACTTGGATTTGACCATATCTCACAATGTACAGGAAGGAGCTGGAAATAA
- the pyrE gene encoding orotate phosphoribosyltransferase, with product MKKEIAESLLEIKAVTLRPNEPFTWASGIKSPIYCDNRLTLSYPEIRKKIAKGLAHLINEQFPGTELVAGTATAGIPHAAWISDVLDLPMCYVRSKAKGHGKGNQIEGKAELGQKVVVVEDLISTGGSVITAVQALREAGCEVLGVVSIFTYELENGRQQLSNADVTAYFLTDFSTLVDVASEKGYIEQKDWDKLMEWRKNPSQWGN from the coding sequence ATGAAAAAAGAAATTGCAGAAAGTTTACTAGAGATAAAAGCTGTTACTTTGAGACCGAATGAACCATTTACGTGGGCATCAGGAATCAAGTCTCCTATTTATTGTGATAATCGTTTGACTTTATCCTATCCAGAAATTAGAAAAAAGATTGCTAAAGGCTTAGCCCATTTAATTAATGAACAATTTCCCGGTACAGAATTGGTAGCAGGGACTGCAACGGCTGGAATTCCGCATGCTGCTTGGATTAGTGATGTATTAGATTTACCAATGTGCTATGTTCGTTCGAAGGCTAAAGGACATGGAAAAGGAAATCAAATTGAAGGAAAAGCGGAACTAGGCCAAAAAGTGGTAGTAGTAGAAGATTTAATTTCTACAGGTGGAAGTGTGATTACTGCTGTACAAGCATTAAGAGAAGCGGGTTGTGAAGTATTGGGGGTTGTATCGATCTTTACATATGAGCTTGAAAATGGTCGCCAACAATTAAGTAATGCGGATGTAACAGCTTATTTTTTAACTGATTTTTCTACGCTTGTTGATGTTGCTAGTGAAAAAGGCTATATTGAACAAAAAGATTGGGATAAATTAATGGAATGGCGGAAAAACCCATCCCAGTGGGGGAATTAG